The following DNA comes from Anastrepha obliqua isolate idAnaObli1 chromosome 1, idAnaObli1_1.0, whole genome shotgun sequence.
ttattttggaaatagggctcgagatataggtcaaaacgtggacccgggtaaccttcggatgtgtatgtacaatatgggtatcaaatggaagctgttggtgaatgctttagtccagagtatttttcatgccgctccgtgactagggtctcgagatagagaccaaaacgtggaccctagaatgtgtttgtacaatatggatatcaaattgaagctgttggtgaatgctttagtacagagtatttttcatgccgctccgtgactggggtctcgagatataggtcaaaacgtggacccgggtaacctttggttgtgtatgtacaatatgggtatcaaatgaaagctgttgataagtgcttcaatacggggtaattttcatacctattgatgactagggtctggaaatatatgccaaaacgtggacccgccgtgtctttgcaccgaattaatccaaacttacgcacattgttaagtaagtattgaaaatgggtttcgtaaagtttggttgtaattcggagcactgccaacgggtacagcgttcttttgaaccagccataatgtcgcttacttttttaacgcttggagcggaactgaactgtcaaattgacagtatgagttacaatgtgtcaatatttctttctgatttggatgccataaggaaaaaacgtaagtgcaacatgtaacaattgtttgtgaatttttttggagtggattttggaacagtgaataatttcttacgaaatttcagaatttaatgtgaaatccgaatgaaattatgtgttcgtggaaaaaacaatttttttcgtttttttttttttttgaaaaatataaatggataatggttaaaaaagctccaatgctcaataaaacatataaattgaaacgaaaaattcatggatgatcaggaaaaaagacgattgtttattcatatgcgttgatttgaaatttaaaaacaatcttcttttttcctgattttcaatttatattttatatttactcaaaaacaaatagaaaaacaaaaaatattgtttatgccaaagcgcttgaataaagaataaagaaataaataatatgaaaatcatatattttctgttctaaaccatatctaatctattttagtgtgcccagcgaagggggccgggtttgctagttagtaaatataaagaaatccATGTGAATACCCCCCTTTGTACTACTGTAAtactgctaaaaaaaaaaaaaaattttagtaaccTACATTTTGGCAGGTTGGTAATAACGTGAGACAGGTCGTAGGATTAATATCTAATCAATATTATTTAACTTATAATAAGTTGACATATAACTAGATTACCCACTTTTTTTAGCTTAACTCCCATTctataattaaaaagcgagattaaccatacaaaatttctccccTCAAATCCGAAagtataaatatactttttgctgTACTACCCTGTGGTTTCTGTGTTGTGGATaactattattacaaatgtaaaagtaaaaactaaataaaatggatgccgacAAAGAAAAGGTTTGTAGTAATACAATTTTGTCAGATATCATTAAATATGCAttgattttacagaaaaaagcacGTGCCCATAAACACATTGGActgttattgcttattataaaatgtaatatcgaatttcgcctgcatattgctgccataattttttgcaacctcagtagacgtcgtttacggatttcatCCAGCTGTCCATTACTAGCAgcaaattgcgcaattaaattatctATTGCTTCTACTTACCTTTTTTTCATATCGTTGGTAATAAttgaacaagcaaaaaacaatcaAATACTCAATCAAATCAATTTCTATTAAGAAATCGCTTTCAAAACAgtcttgacagctgattgtcaatgtTGCAGCTAATTTGTCATATGTGAACTAggagattaatttttttattgctaattactgcTTAACTTAACGATATCTAAAAGTAAGTTCACATCTTTTAGATATCGTTAAGTTAAGCTACTTTGAATacgattaaaatatatttacgtcTAGCACAGGGTAACACATGCGTAAATGTGCAAAGGAATTCATGTTAACACCACCCTCTCAACCGGCCCCTTGTTAAACACAAAATTGAAATAACatcatttctttaaaatactataAGCTTCCTCTTCCGGTTgctataaacaaaataataataaataacaggcATTATTCGAGAAGGCAAGCCAATCaagaataaatcaaaattttcaaactgacgggaaatatttaagtttatattttttatatacagatcaaagattatttaattttttataagtgcAATATTAAATAACCGACTGGCAAATATGGATGAAGTGGATGTAGCTACAGTTGATCAGTATCAGACACTGGTGCGCTATAATAATCCAGTGTTAGTAGTGAAACACCCtgacaaaaagggtgtaccaaCTGAAATTGTGAGTCTAGATTTACGGATTTATGAGGCATGCATTATAATGCAAATAAATGCTATTCATAGGAATTAAAACGACCACTAACGGCTGGCGCTTTGTTGGACACCAAACGCGAAACTGAGGAGATACTTAATTCCATATTGCCCCCGCGCTGCTGGGAGGAGGATGGGCAGTTATGGCAACAAACGGTAGGTGGAATATGTACTGAAACTTACATCAACTATAGAGTTGGGATACTGTTAAAATAGAGCTCAGGTCACTTTATACATAAGTGACGTTTATGGAGTATAAGGTTAAGGAGTTAGAATGGAATAATGGTTTTTAGTTTCGCACAAaagatattgttgttgttgttgttaacagcataggtagccctgtcagggtaggcatatcatcgttcgtcttcgtctagctcatctaggggtaggcccaggaaacatgctgtttcgacaggttgggtccagagggagaggggggttagatgagtcggtttaagGGGGCATGGGAAGAGGTGGTTAGgatcgtgcggggtaccttcacatgccggacatgtgtttggtatgtcggggtcgattctggatatgtaggagtttaacctgctacagtgtccagaacgtagttgtgccagtgttacacgggtctcacggggaagctggagctcttcatctgcaataggtggtggttggactccgattacggcattcacaggactgGAGTTCAAGAAgctggtaacggtctcccggtgaatgtcgtttatagactgtctaaatactgtccggtccagtaggttacggtcagtcttgtcctggatttcgccagcgtagtctaggaggtgtctcctgacgtgcctgggaggcggctcgagctcaagcaggtgtctccAGGGATGAGACCTACGGTAGCATCCGAGCAGgaactgcttactgagcaatttgttgtgctccacAACTTCGCACAAAAGATTGTCAAGGCTTTTTGTTGGTAACACTCCCAGTTAAGCTATCGGCACTGGTATTGGTTCTTAAAAGTCTGGAAGATTTATATGGCCAAATAATCGTATTTGGTCAACTTAATAGTGAGAATATTAAACTATGAACTAAGGAGCATAACAGCATGCAATTTTTGTAACAATTGCCGTTGGTGTGATGTAAGACGAGCTACCTTTCCCACGTTCCTTTCCCtttacgttcccacgacagtcggttctgcgtaaccggaacgacccggctttatacccggccaaggactgttacttcagcagcattccttgtATATGCacgaggaatgtttatgctgctacaacaacaacaacgagctACCTTCACAGAAACCATCtctttaaaataagaaaatcatACACCAAGCGGTGTTCCTACAATAGTCTATTGCAAGTTGCAGGAGCGACCTGGATTTATTACCGACTCAGGAGGGAATGTTTCGCGCTGTTACACAACAAACCCAATCTTTACAATTTCGCGCCGCCTGAAAAACATAATCGGAAGGCCGAGGCAGAGGATAACTCGAGTTGCCTCGTGAGATCCGcataacactggcacaattatgCCCTGAACATTCTACCAGTTAAATCCTGCATATCAAAAATAGGTCTATAGTCTTGCACGATAGTAACAAACCCTTCGATGTCAACACTTATTCGAACACCAGGGCGAGTAAAGTTCAGTAAAACtgatgcaataaaaacaataccaGTTTCCTTTGGCCAGTAAAATGATACCTGTTTGGAAAGACTGGTAGTTTAGACCAGACCAACGTTTATATAGTCAGTTCAATGCTGGGTGGTaaggaaataaaaacattttatacgaATCTACGTGATACTGAGTGGAGTAAATAGAGGAATCGGTGTAAATATTAACTCACACAATCAGGTTGCACGTAAAGCACTTAAGTTGACTATACTTGAACTGAATGTCACAAATTACTCAATACAAtgcacagtggtccggcggccggacaaaattcaatttttcaacatttttgaaataaaaatttgataatgcagatgttttcttaaatattcaaggcagatttcctgaaaatattacttaatcgaacacatttttcatcgtagttttttgactttaaacatgaaattgtatgcaaatcgcacttcatacaagagtttcattttcatgtctgcaaataaatattaccatttgattgttaaccaaatattgaaaaaaaaacaaaagataattgaatatattaacggaaacagtaataattctcttaagttgtggtacaaaatccaatttttttttttaatttcaaaatttttcgaaatttttttttttaaagatcattttttcgagtggtccacaccggtccacttgaaatcgacatgagtgatgtagccacatatttcagctatgatctcaaactgaaacctgttgcgcaaattaaaaataatgtagcttttgtgcatttacccacaagcaaaacgttacatatggtttatgcaattttgtgtaaaagacagaaaaagacatcacagaccccataagcattaagagacaactaaaaaaaaaaaaaaattattaaaaaaacaaaattgttttttaatattattacaatattaatattatatgatatatgtatatataacactatatacaataaaattatatataatcatataacatttttatctgTCACTGGAGGAACGGGCATAAGCCGATTAGAATATTAACGAACATCTGAGAATTGCttgtataataaaatcaaaatgacgtatagttttgaaaaaaggagttatttattttttttcgttcttcagaaaaaaaaagttttgagtcaAAGAAGTTAGAATTACAAGATTACGTTCTTGAGACGCTTCAATACCATGATGATAGTGTGAAAGAATTGAAAGATCAGGTTTTGAAGATTgttagtaatttttgtaaagatattaatagaaaattagAACGATCTAACAGACATTGGGGTCGCGTATTAAATGAGAATGCATCTTGGTTAGCTGAAAAAACTGATTTTCCCTTAAATGACAACTTTAAATCctcttcattttcaaaaaaagttcttgcgcttttaaatttgaaaaatgatccagcctcagaaaacagctcatcagaaaccgaggattctgaatcataaaaaaaaattaaaaatgaaaaaaaaacaactaaatatccaaaaaaaattaaaaactaaaacaaaaaaaaatttttaaattaaaaataaaaaaaaaattaaaaattaaaaaaagtctaaaaacaaacaaaaaaaaaaatgaggagagaataactttaccgtaaacctccacgtggtactctttggggtcgtgaaaaatgtaaaaatgaactcaacagctaattacggaagtaaaaatgtatttatagtattcaaatttgctaaaactaaggtcagattcgttatCACTGATtcttaaaacccctaaatatatattttcagcttaattaaatgagtttttgaattttgtccgccaacgccttctggtcggaccactgtgcaaTGGTTAGATAATTCAGTGTAAAACTTACATATATGGATGTCGGTTCACAGAAGTATTGAAGGAAATCGCGGAGCGTGGCAAAATACAGCCAATTTCTTCGTTCCCACAACTCTCCGGTCTACGCTATCTGaccgacccggatttatatctgtcGTGGGATTGTTATCTTGGCTGTTGCCAAGTTGTTGACAACAACAAACCCTCAATTCTTCCAGAAAAAAACCGGTTAGTTTGGTGCTTCCCTCTATTGAATAATCTCGGAAGGCAAGAAAACTTGTGATGgcaaaatagagatgaaaaaatGCAAGCATGTGACCTCGGTTTGATGATAAAAACCAGGGCTAATTTAAGTACGGTATTAGAGATATTTTCCATAACAGGGCAGCCTCATAATGGTAAATCGGTaaatcgctttttgtttttggatggggaaAATGCAAGGAGATAAAAGGAAAATTGGATGCTGTTTATGGTAACGCTTCGCCATCTTTGACCACAGTTAGGTATTGGTTTAACGAgcttaaacgtgggcgaacatccgtttttgatgaggagtgaCCAGGCCGctcggcagacgtggttaccgaggaaatcattcaaaaagtccacgacatgattctcacTGGTCGAATAACAAAAGTGCGCGAaataacagaggccataggtgtgtcgaccgaaacggcaattaatattttacatgataagttggcgatgaaagaATTGTCGACCCGAtaggtgccgcgattgctcatgATGAACAACAACGAATTTTCGCCCTtaatgaaacctggattcatcattacataccagaaactaaaaaacactcaaaaaaaatgaatttctttcGGTGAATGTGCTCCAAAGAAAGCGAAGACAGTTCCATCGGTCGGAAAGCTCATGgcaacgattttttgggatgggAACGGCCTCATTCTCATGGATTTTTAAGAAATAGGACGAACGATTACTGGAcgactacagtgagttattggaccactttcacaaaatattgaaaGAGACGCGGctgcatttggcgaaaaagaaggtgctgtttcaccgcGATAACGCACTAGCACTTTCATCTGGAGTTGTCTCCGCCAAAATGCATGAATTACTGCGACATCCCCCGTACTCATCCAATCTGGcttcctgcgactttttcttgttccctaacatgaagaaatggttcgcgtgcaaaaaaatttggttcaaacgaggaagtcatcgccgagacagaggagagttcgacaaatcctatttttggaggggttaaaaaaatggGCGAAGCGTATGGTAGGGAGAAGTGTACTTATCTTTCTAAAAgcggactatgttgaaaaaaaaaatacacggaTGCTTATTGAATATGATCGAAAAAAAGGTTAGGAGGACGAATATTTTCTGTGTGATTGCAAAGCCTACGTAAGGGCTATGCGAATAAAGATAACTTAGAAAAAATGTCAAGTTTAGACATTGATAGCTTAAAAAAGTTCGACATACATAGGTATTAAGTGGCTTAAATGTCACTAACTGGGACATAAGAGATGGCTATTCCACAAATGGCCATAGTGTCTAAGTAATGAGTTACTATAATGGGCTTTATTAGTTTCTGTTGAACAATGGCAAAGTTATTGTCATGGTACATATCATATTTTATACATCTTCTGATTTTTAGGTATCAAGTACACCAGCTACTCGACAGGATGTCATCAACTTACAAGAGATGCTGGACACACGTCTTCAACAAACGCAGGCTCGTGAGACGGGCATTTGTCCCATACGCCGAGAGTTGTATACACAGTGCTTTGGtaccgaaacaaaaaaaacaatgctaaaattatttttaaactaaaaaataaaacgcttttatctatttttattatatgtagatGAAATAATTCGTCAAGTCACCATTAATTGCTCAGAGCGTGGCCTGCTACTGTTACGTATACGAGACGAAATCGCCATGTCTATGGAGGCATATGAAACACTATACTGCAGTTCGGTGGCATTTGGTATGCGTAAAGCATTGCAGGCACACGAAGAGAAAGAAATGCTGCGCGATCGTGTCAAAACATTGGAAACCGAAAAGGAATCGCTCGAAGAGATTATCAACGACATGAAGATCAAGCAAGAGCAAGCAGAACGTCGTAATGCAGAACTGCGCGCGTCAGAGGAGAAGAAATATGCGGAAGAGGTTGCATTCCTCAAGAAGACCAACACACAGTTAAAGGCTCAACTGGAGGGCATTACAGCGCCAAAGAAGTGAGGTATTGCATTAACTTTTTATATTCGTGCaatatggaatggaattttgtgtaataattttttgtctgcgtaataaaatgtttatatatttctttattttatagttAAACTTTCAATAGAATATTTCGCATATTGATAATCCCTTAATGAAACACCAAACCACTAATCAGCCGCCGGTGCTTCAACAGTAGCAGCTTCATTTTGTGCAGTAACCGTTTCAGTTTCTGTTTGCGTCGCATGCGTTGATGCACTAGCTTGCGCTTCGGGTTCATCTTCCTCTGCATCTTCCACGCTTACTTCATTAACAATTGGTATGGGATCGAATGTAGCAGCAGCTTTTGGCGTCTTTTTAGTTTCCTTTGCCGGCCGTTTTGTAGGTGGTTCGTCATTCTCTACTGCTTGATTTGCACCCTGTTCAGTTAATTGTGCTATATCACTCTCCTCAACGCTTTCCTGTGGTAGATCTGCATACATTTGCAAGTCCGCATCAGCAGGCAGCTTGTCTTTAAGCTCTTCCATGCGCTTCATATACATTTCGCAGATATTTTCTGCCATTTCTGTCATGTTTTTGACTTCGTAAATGCGTTGCACATCTACTTTTTCGTCGGTTAAACGCTGTGTGGGATAGGTTTCTTCTTGAAGCAGTTGCAGACGCTGGGGGCGTTGGGttaactgcaaaaaaaaaagaaaaaggtaagcttaaaaaaaaaacaaaatgtatttatacaCCATGGCTTACCAGTTTGAACGTTTGTTGCAAttcaaaacagtttttaaacaaTGCCACACGCCCGAAAATATACAATCCCAATCGCGCACGACTCATCGCCACTACTAAACGACGCACATCGCGCAAATGTCCCACTGCTTTTGTGCGTACCAGCGAAATTAGTATATAATCATTCTGTTGACCTTGATATTTGTCCACAGTCGTTACTTTGTATGGCCATCCAATAAGTGGATTGTTGCCGCAGCGTACATCGATCACATCGCGTATCAGATGCTTTTGTCCATTGTAGGTGGTCAGTATGGAAATCTTATCGGCGGGATAGCCCAGTAGACGCATATACATGTAAACGGCAACGACGTACTCAGCCTCAGCAAGATTCTGTGAGTTACAATTTGAGATAAACAAAAGATTAGGTAAGGTTATGGAGAGAAAGAAAACAAGATGTACTCGTATACTCGTAAGTATATTAAATTAGATGAATGTAAGATGATGGTTTTGTGTGATTCGATTTTTTATACCCAATGCCCACTTCTTTGTACATCTCTTATCAAGCCACAtaggcttggacgatgacaatatccgataaaGCGGcccttggggtgttcgagagaaagagtGTGTGGAAGATTCTTTTGATCTTTGCTCTTTGGCGACAGCGGATTTCATAGACGATGAAACactgagctttatgacgacatagtcgtagtacagcgaataaagatccagcgactccGTTGACATGGTCATGacgtccgaatagatacaaatgTATCAGCCCTGAGAATATTCGATACGGTCCCTGCTGGTGGTGGCAGAGGAAGAAAAAGGACTCCTTTGAGTTGGAAAGACAAGGTGGGttaggacttggcttcacttggtgtgtcatGTTCAACTAGCGCCTGTTAGCACGTGGAAGAAAGACTGACCCACTTTGTTaagctcgaccaaaatcgcttttttttcttaatgtaaatATAGTTAGGAATACACacaaaaaacttaatataattccggtgaatattttctaagttacacgcaaatttgaaaaggcgtttcagaatgcttttcaaactttaaacgcgttttttctcaaaatggccAACATTattcgaaaacggctaaaccgattgatatcaaattttaacacgagcttcttaaatatattttttagtaattaatctaagattttttctcaccgataattatttttttttataaacaatttaaagccgacattttggtcaaaaatcgattttttttgttgagtaaccgccattttattttgcttatttcttcgattagttactagatttaacattactttaacggaatctggttttttaatttcagaggatccagtacagagatatagtggtcaccgcaaaacgtctttttcgAGAGGAGCTCctggagatcagctgtagctcctttccaaataaatatttttactaata
Coding sequences within:
- the LOC129237327 gene encoding putative inner dynein arm light chain, axonemal, yielding MDEVDVATVDQYQTLVRYNNPVLVVKHPDKKGVPTEIELKRPLTAGALLDTKRETEEILNSILPPRCWEEDGQLWQQTVSSTPATRQDVINLQEMLDTRLQQTQARETGICPIRRELYTQCFDEIIRQVTINCSERGLLLLRIRDEIAMSMEAYETLYCSSVAFGMRKALQAHEEKEMLRDRVKTLETEKESLEEIINDMKIKQEQAERRNAELRASEEKKYAEEVAFLKKTNTQLKAQLEGITAPKK